In Bacillus sp. DX3.1, the following proteins share a genomic window:
- a CDS encoding DUF4397 domain-containing protein → MSQSEIEKYGQEAAMYEQLAHYYKYTNPKKYMELYIKHHDAMTKLTHTYEKRISQEATQPSYVRIFHASPHTRPVDILINGQKVVKNISFKQYSPYLSLTQGQYRVDIIPVDSETPIFSALVPMMGNHSYTLAAIGNDTQMQLLPILDNTPLQSGQAKIRFVHLSPDTPAVSVSLKNGDHLFENVPFKKTTDYLQVSPGTADIDISLADTQKVLVTIPSLKVEPNTIYIITVIGYSNQSPKLEALVLTN, encoded by the coding sequence TTGTCTCAGTCTGAAATTGAAAAATATGGACAAGAAGCTGCCATGTACGAACAGCTTGCACACTATTATAAATATACAAATCCGAAAAAATATATGGAATTATATATCAAGCATCACGATGCAATGACGAAGCTTACACATACTTATGAAAAACGTATCTCACAAGAAGCGACGCAGCCATCCTACGTGAGAATTTTTCACGCATCTCCTCATACACGACCTGTTGATATTTTAATTAATGGACAAAAAGTAGTGAAAAATATTTCGTTTAAACAATATAGTCCCTACTTATCTTTAACGCAAGGACAATATCGTGTTGACATCATACCTGTTGATAGTGAAACACCGATCTTTTCAGCACTTGTTCCCATGATGGGAAATCATTCTTATACACTTGCGGCGATTGGTAATGATACACAAATGCAATTGTTACCGATTCTTGATAACACTCCTCTACAATCAGGTCAAGCCAAGATAAGATTTGTACACCTGTCACCCGATACACCAGCTGTTTCTGTTTCATTAAAGAATGGCGATCATTTATTTGAAAATGTCCCATTTAAAAAAACTACAGATTACTTACAAGTAAGTCCTGGAACAGCTGATATTGATATTTCACTAGCTGATACCCAAAAGGTACTTGTAACCATTCCAAGTCTAAAAGTTGAACCAAATACAATTTATATAATTACAGTAATCGGCTATTCTAATCAATCACCAAAATTAGAAGCTTTAGTTCTGACAAACTAA
- a CDS encoding adenine deaminase C-terminal domain-containing protein: protein MKTKRENECRSPFVIHSRGLYVEKSKWIYIIGVGIVKGFGFQTGAIVTTVVHDSHHLIVVETNDEDMLTAIETIQRVQGGMVIINNGEVLAEISLKIAGLISEQCS from the coding sequence GTGAAAACAAAGAGAGAAAACGAGTGCAGGTCACCTTTTGTTATCCATAGCCGCGGCTTATATGTTGAAAAATCAAAATGGATTTATATAATTGGAGTTGGGATTGTAAAGGGCTTTGGTTTTCAGACTGGCGCCATCGTAACAACGGTAGTGCACGATTCACATCATTTAATCGTTGTCGAAACAAATGATGAGGACATGTTAACTGCAATTGAAACGATTCAAAGGGTACAGGGCGGCATGGTAATAATCAATAATGGTGAAGTGCTTGCAGAAATATCACTGAAGATTGCAGGGTTAATATCAGAACAATGTTCGTAA
- a CDS encoding YjcZ family sporulation protein, translated as MWDYGYPGSSCGYGYGGYGGGCGFGSGFALIVVLFILLIIIGACWVG; from the coding sequence ATGTGGGATTACGGATATCCTGGTAGTAGTTGTGGTTACGGGTATGGTGGCTACGGCGGGGGTTGTGGTTTTGGATCTGGATTTGCGTTAATAGTCGTATTGTTTATTTTGCTAATTATTATTGGAGCTTGCTGGGTGGGTTAA
- a CDS encoding aspartate aminotransferase family protein has product MRDYLIKPLVGQPYPMISHGKGVYLYDQNGNKYFDGSSGAITAGIGHGVTEIADVIKRQAEEIAFVYRSQFTSEPAENLAKKLSDLTTGDLNWSFFVNSGTEANETAMKIAIQHFQERGIQGKHKILSRWMSYHGITMGALSMSGHPLRRQRFVSILEDYPTVPAPYCFRCPVQKVYPTCQLSCATELERAIERIGAEHIAAFIAEPIIGAAGGAIVPPKDYYKVIKDICSHYDILFIADEVMTGLGRTGSWFAMDHWGVEPDMMTLGKGLGAGYTPMAATVVSDRVMEPILRGSRSVMSGHTLSANPLSAATALAVIEYMEKHHLPEKTAEKGEYLIKGLQKVQQQSTIIADVRGKGFLIGVELQSFTKASELISVAAKNGLLLYQAVSGQAGKEDSALLVAPPLTTTYSELDELLSIFTKSVEEMMQKGGHSIA; this is encoded by the coding sequence ATGCGTGATTACTTAATTAAGCCACTTGTTGGTCAGCCGTATCCGATGATTTCACATGGAAAAGGTGTGTATTTATATGACCAAAATGGAAATAAATATTTTGATGGTTCGTCTGGCGCGATTACGGCAGGTATTGGCCATGGTGTAACGGAGATTGCAGATGTGATCAAAAGGCAGGCGGAGGAGATTGCCTTTGTCTATCGTTCACAGTTTACGAGTGAGCCAGCTGAGAATTTGGCAAAGAAGTTGAGTGATTTAACTACAGGAGATTTGAACTGGAGTTTTTTCGTGAATAGTGGTACAGAAGCGAATGAAACGGCTATGAAAATTGCAATTCAACATTTTCAAGAGCGTGGTATTCAAGGGAAACACAAAATTTTATCGCGCTGGATGAGTTATCATGGCATTACGATGGGGGCTTTATCAATGTCTGGGCATCCACTTCGCCGGCAACGATTTGTTTCAATTTTAGAAGATTATCCAACTGTTCCAGCTCCGTATTGTTTCCGTTGTCCTGTGCAAAAAGTATATCCGACATGTCAGCTTTCTTGTGCGACAGAATTAGAACGGGCAATTGAACGAATTGGTGCCGAACATATTGCAGCTTTTATTGCAGAGCCAATTATTGGAGCAGCTGGCGGAGCGATTGTGCCGCCAAAAGATTACTATAAAGTCATTAAAGATATATGCAGTCATTACGATATTCTATTTATTGCGGATGAAGTAATGACAGGTCTAGGGCGCACTGGTTCTTGGTTTGCGATGGATCACTGGGGGGTGGAGCCTGATATGATGACGCTTGGCAAAGGTCTAGGCGCTGGCTATACTCCGATGGCTGCGACTGTTGTAAGTGACCGTGTGATGGAGCCGATTTTACGTGGATCTCGGTCTGTGATGAGTGGGCATACACTAAGTGCGAATCCACTGTCTGCCGCAACAGCTCTAGCGGTTATTGAATATATGGAGAAGCATCATTTACCAGAGAAAACGGCAGAAAAAGGGGAGTATTTAATAAAAGGATTACAAAAAGTTCAACAACAATCGACAATTATTGCCGATGTGCGGGGAAAAGGATTCCTGATTGGAGTAGAATTGCAATCGTTTACAAAAGCGTCTGAACTCATTTCGGTTGCGGCAAAAAATGGGCTTCTTTTATATCAAGCCGTATCAGGTCAAGCGGGGAAAGAGGATAGTGCACTACTTGTCGCACCTCCGCTGACAACTACATATTCGGAGTTAGATGAATTACTTTCTATTTTTACGAAAAGTGTAGAAGAGATGATGCAAAAAGGGGGGCATAGTATCGCATGA
- a CDS encoding CoA transferase subunit A, which yields MKTVTNTFGKLKAVEEIMSYFHDDMTLMFGGFGGIGSPPSLIQAIVEKEISGLHLIGNDTGFPDVGIGRLVTNERVKSLITSHIGSNPNAGRQLNEGRLHIEFSPQGTLAERIRAGGVGLGGILVDVGVDTIVEEGKQTVEMNGKTFLVETALTAEVAIVYAKKADPFGNLVFDKSARNMNPHIAMAGDITIVEAEEIVPLGSLDPEEIVVPGVFVDYIVPSEGVNWKWVWE from the coding sequence ATGAAAACTGTTACAAATACATTCGGTAAATTAAAAGCAGTAGAAGAAATTATGTCGTATTTTCATGATGATATGACGTTAATGTTTGGTGGATTTGGTGGCATTGGATCTCCGCCATCATTGATACAGGCAATTGTAGAAAAAGAGATTAGTGGTTTACACTTAATTGGAAATGATACAGGTTTTCCGGACGTAGGGATTGGGCGTCTTGTAACAAATGAACGAGTGAAATCACTTATTACATCACATATCGGTTCAAATCCGAATGCAGGAAGACAGTTAAACGAGGGGAGATTACATATTGAGTTTTCTCCGCAAGGCACGTTAGCAGAACGGATTCGTGCTGGTGGAGTTGGTTTAGGTGGAATACTTGTTGATGTCGGGGTTGATACCATTGTGGAAGAAGGAAAACAAACAGTTGAAATGAACGGGAAAACATTTTTAGTAGAGACAGCTTTAACAGCAGAAGTGGCAATTGTGTATGCAAAAAAGGCAGATCCGTTTGGAAATCTTGTGTTTGATAAAAGTGCTCGTAATATGAATCCTCATATTGCCATGGCTGGAGACATCACGATTGTTGAAGCAGAAGAAATTGTACCGCTTGGAAGTTTAGATCCAGAAGAAATTGTTGTCCCAGGAGTTTTTGTAGATTATATCGTGCCATCGGAAGGAGTGAATTGGAAATGGGTATGGGAGTAG
- a CDS encoding CoA transferase subunit B → MGMGVEVRDKIAKRAAKEIQNGMIVNLGIGIPSLVPNHLPEDMHVMFHAENGIVGMGPTPNKGSEDENLCNAAGLPTSLITGASYFDSCTAFGIIRKGLLDLTILGSLQVSEHGDLANWIVPGKRVPGIGGAMDLAQKAKRVVVVMNHVDKYGNAKIVSECTLPLTSKKCVDVIITDMAVMEVTPEGLVLQELMSPYTVEDVKQHTEASFRVSSSLLVID, encoded by the coding sequence ATGGGTATGGGAGTAGAAGTACGAGATAAGATTGCGAAACGGGCCGCAAAAGAAATTCAAAATGGGATGATTGTCAATCTAGGGATTGGTATTCCATCCCTTGTTCCGAATCACTTACCAGAGGATATGCATGTTATGTTTCATGCGGAAAATGGCATCGTTGGTATGGGACCAACACCGAATAAAGGAAGTGAAGATGAAAACTTATGTAATGCGGCGGGATTACCGACGTCTCTTATTACAGGAGCAAGCTATTTTGATAGCTGTACAGCGTTTGGGATCATTCGGAAAGGTTTACTGGACTTAACGATACTTGGTTCTTTGCAAGTGAGCGAACATGGTGACTTAGCGAACTGGATTGTTCCTGGAAAACGAGTTCCTGGTATCGGCGGGGCAATGGACTTAGCGCAAAAAGCAAAGCGTGTTGTCGTTGTAATGAATCACGTTGATAAATATGGAAATGCAAAAATTGTTTCAGAATGTACACTGCCTTTAACATCAAAAAAATGTGTGGATGTCATTATTACAGATATGGCTGTAATGGAAGTAACACCTGAAGGTTTAGTACTTCAAGAGTTAATGAGTCCTTATACAGTAGAAGATGTAAAACAACATACGGAGGCATCTTTCCGTGTAAGTTCTTCTTTACTAGTAATTGACTGA
- a CDS encoding peptidase, with translation MEQLKKQVCDYIESHEVESVKLLKRLIQEKSVSGDESGAQAIVIEKLRELGLDLDIWEPSFTKMKDHPCFVSPRTNFSDSPNIVATLKGSGDGKSMILNGHIDVVPEGDVNQWEHHPYSGKKVGNRIYGRGTTDMKGGNVALMLAMEAIVELDILLKGDVHFQSVIEEESGGAGTLAAILRGYKADGVIIPEPTNMKFFPKQQGSMWFRLHVKGKAAHGGTRYEGVSAIEKSMFVVDHVRKLEEKRNARITDPLYKGIPIPIPINIGRIEGGSWPSSVPDSLILEGRCGVAPNETIEAAKEEFENWVLQLKIVDPWFEEHPVEVEWFGARWVPGELDENHALISTLQDNFVEIEGRKPIVEASPWGTDGGLFTQIIGVPTIVFGPGETKVAHYPNEYIEVDKMIAAAKIIACTLLDWCEVKK, from the coding sequence ATGGAACAATTAAAAAAACAAGTATGTGATTATATTGAAAGTCATGAAGTAGAAAGTGTGAAGCTACTCAAGAGATTAATCCAAGAAAAGAGTGTATCTGGGGATGAAAGTGGTGCACAAGCCATTGTCATTGAAAAACTACGTGAATTAGGTTTAGATCTTGATATTTGGGAGCCATCTTTTACGAAAATGAAAGATCATCCTTGTTTTGTTTCACCAAGAACCAATTTTTCGGATAGCCCGAATATTGTTGCTACGTTAAAAGGGAGCGGCGATGGAAAATCGATGATTTTAAACGGGCATATTGATGTTGTGCCAGAAGGTGATGTGAATCAGTGGGAACATCATCCATATAGTGGTAAAAAGGTAGGGAATCGTATATACGGCCGGGGCACAACGGATATGAAGGGCGGCAACGTTGCGCTTATGCTGGCGATGGAAGCGATTGTGGAACTGGACATTCTATTAAAAGGAGATGTCCATTTTCAAAGTGTCATAGAAGAAGAAAGCGGCGGTGCTGGAACGCTTGCGGCGATTTTACGAGGTTATAAGGCGGATGGGGTTATTATTCCAGAACCGACAAATATGAAATTTTTCCCGAAACAACAAGGTTCTATGTGGTTTCGCTTGCATGTAAAAGGAAAGGCAGCACATGGTGGTACACGTTATGAAGGTGTTAGTGCAATTGAAAAAAGTATGTTTGTCGTTGATCATGTAAGAAAGCTAGAAGAAAAGAGAAATGCTCGAATTACAGATCCATTATATAAAGGAATTCCAATCCCAATTCCGATTAATATCGGGAGAATTGAAGGAGGCAGCTGGCCGAGTTCTGTTCCGGATTCATTAATTTTAGAAGGAAGATGCGGAGTTGCGCCGAATGAGACTATAGAGGCGGCAAAGGAAGAGTTTGAAAATTGGGTACTACAATTAAAGATAGTAGACCCATGGTTTGAGGAACATCCAGTAGAAGTGGAATGGTTTGGAGCAAGGTGGGTACCTGGTGAATTGGATGAGAACCACGCGCTTATTTCAACATTACAAGATAATTTTGTTGAAATTGAAGGAAGAAAACCAATTGTTGAAGCGTCACCTTGGGGAACTGACGGGGGCCTATTTACACAAATCATAGGCGTACCAACAATTGTTTTCGGACCAGGAGAAACGAAAGTTGCTCATTATCCAAATGAGTACATTGAAGTTGATAAAATGATTGCTGCAGCAAAAATTATTGCATGTACATTACTAGACTGGTGTGAGGTGAAGAAATGA
- the ablB gene encoding putative beta-lysine N-acetyltransferase, producing MKYYEEFVEQTNQYTVEGALDYFNKRIRVDHYTGNVQSIIQKIEELAEKHSFTKCIIKGKGEHVSAWLSFGFLLEATIPHYFQGHDAYFMVKYRNDERRNSVQWANEDSIVSGVKAKEVKEKHIPERFVLRKATEEDAEELASVFGKVFEIYPTPLNEKDYIVKTMREDTIYYVYESEGHIISTASAEMNVKEGNAELTNCATLPEYRTHGFMKSLLVKLEEELQERSIFCSYTIARALSFGMNAAFHQLGYTYTGRLANNCYIFDKLEDMNVWVKDLSNSYINTN from the coding sequence ATGAAATATTATGAAGAGTTTGTAGAACAGACGAACCAATATACAGTAGAAGGGGCTTTAGATTATTTTAATAAGCGTATCAGGGTAGATCATTATACTGGGAATGTACAAAGTATTATACAAAAAATAGAAGAATTAGCAGAGAAACATTCTTTCACCAAATGTATTATAAAAGGAAAGGGGGAGCATGTTTCGGCATGGCTCTCTTTTGGTTTTTTATTAGAAGCAACCATTCCTCATTATTTTCAAGGTCATGATGCGTATTTTATGGTGAAATATCGTAATGACGAGCGACGAAACAGTGTACAATGGGCGAATGAAGATAGCATCGTTAGCGGTGTGAAAGCGAAAGAAGTGAAAGAAAAACATATTCCAGAGAGGTTCGTATTGAGAAAAGCGACAGAGGAAGATGCAGAAGAGCTTGCGAGTGTATTTGGGAAAGTGTTTGAAATTTATCCAACGCCGTTAAATGAAAAAGACTATATTGTAAAAACAATGCGAGAAGATACGATTTATTACGTGTATGAATCAGAAGGACATATTATTAGTACTGCTTCTGCAGAGATGAACGTGAAAGAAGGAAATGCTGAACTAACAAATTGCGCAACCCTTCCTGAATACCGAACACATGGTTTTATGAAAAGTTTACTCGTTAAATTAGAAGAAGAGCTGCAAGAGCGCTCCATTTTTTGTTCTTACACAATTGCTCGTGCTCTTTCGTTTGGTATGAATGCGGCTTTTCATCAGCTTGGGTATACATATACAGGTAGACTTGCAAATAATTGTTATATTTTTGATAAGTTAGAAGATATGAATGTGTGGGTAAAAGATTTATCAAATTCATATATAAATACAAATTAA
- a CDS encoding sigma 54-interacting transcriptional regulator gives MTLLAVSTQEVIEAILGSIDEAIHAVDENGITIFYNTVAAKHDGSKIEHVLGKHLLEAFPSLSRETSTLMNVLDTKKPILHQVQRYQNLNGEDVCTVNTTLPILIEGKIAGAVEIAKDYSTIQKLTDTIVDLQSKMKRSSSKKAAKKHVAFNTIVTNDSRFLQTKELAQKVAPTDANVLIYGETGTGKELFVQAIHEASKRKNKPFIAQNCAALPESLLESLLFGTTKGSYTGAIERAGLFELADGGTLFLDELNSMPLDLQAKMLRALEDGVIRRIGDSKTRKVDVRVITAMNQPPEICLRENKIRTDLYYRLNVFSLYIPPLRERKEDVLLLAPYFLKSYNKEYKKHVLHIDSETKERLMQYHWPGNVRELKHTIEHAVIVAEGNSLTVACLPRTFRKVSAPKKKAIIPLREALHQTEQEFIDRAMNETEGNVLQAAKLLGIPRQTLQYKLNKYGKTAE, from the coding sequence ATGACATTGCTGGCAGTTTCTACACAAGAAGTCATTGAAGCGATTTTGGGCAGTATTGATGAAGCCATTCATGCTGTGGATGAGAATGGAATTACAATTTTTTATAATACAGTTGCTGCAAAACATGATGGATCAAAAATAGAACATGTACTAGGTAAGCACTTATTAGAGGCATTCCCTTCTTTATCAAGAGAGACAAGTACACTTATGAACGTATTAGATACAAAGAAGCCGATTTTACATCAAGTACAACGTTATCAAAATTTAAACGGTGAAGATGTTTGTACTGTAAATACGACGTTACCTATTTTAATAGAAGGAAAAATTGCGGGAGCTGTTGAAATCGCCAAAGATTATTCAACGATTCAAAAATTAACAGATACAATCGTTGATTTGCAATCAAAAATGAAGCGTTCATCCAGTAAGAAAGCGGCGAAAAAACATGTCGCGTTTAATACAATCGTGACGAATGATTCACGTTTTTTACAAACAAAAGAGTTGGCGCAAAAAGTAGCCCCTACAGATGCAAATGTATTGATATATGGGGAAACGGGAACAGGGAAAGAACTATTTGTACAAGCGATTCATGAAGCTTCGAAGCGGAAAAATAAACCGTTTATTGCACAAAATTGTGCAGCGCTACCAGAGTCTCTTTTAGAGAGCTTGTTATTTGGTACGACAAAAGGCAGTTACACAGGGGCGATTGAACGTGCAGGGTTATTTGAGCTTGCAGATGGTGGGACATTATTTTTAGATGAACTAAATTCGATGCCCCTTGACCTGCAAGCAAAGATGTTACGCGCGTTAGAAGACGGGGTGATTCGCCGTATTGGTGATAGTAAGACACGAAAGGTTGATGTCCGTGTAATTACTGCGATGAATCAACCACCAGAGATATGTTTACGTGAAAATAAAATCCGAACCGATTTATATTATCGGCTAAATGTATTTTCGTTATATATTCCACCGCTTCGTGAACGGAAAGAAGATGTATTACTGTTAGCCCCTTATTTTTTAAAGAGTTATAATAAAGAATATAAAAAACATGTTCTGCATATAGATAGTGAAACAAAAGAACGGCTCATGCAGTACCATTGGCCTGGCAATGTAAGAGAACTGAAACATACAATTGAACACGCTGTGATTGTTGCAGAAGGAAATTCGTTAACAGTAGCTTGTTTACCACGTACATTTCGAAAGGTATCAGCTCCAAAAAAGAAAGCAATTATACCGCTGCGTGAAGCATTGCATCAAACAGAACAAGAATTCATTGATCGAGCGATGAATGAGACAGAAGGAAATGTCCTACAAGCTGCCAAATTACTTGGAATTCCAAGGCAGACACTACAGTACAAATTGAATAAGTATGGAAAAACCGCCGAATAA
- the ablA gene encoding lysine 2,3-aminomutase, translating to MLHDVYKPSRHWKEIELWENVTDEQWNDWVWQLTNTIKTLDDLKKVINLTPEEEEGVKISTKTIPLNITPYYASLMNPDDPRCPIRMQSVPISEELYKTKYDLEDPLHEDEDSPVPGLTHRYPDRVLFLVTNQCSMYCRYCTRRRFSGQIGMGVPKKQLDDAIAYIRETPQVRDVLISGGDGLLINDKILEYILKNLRAIPHVEIIRIGTRAPVVFPQRITENLCNIIKKYHPVWLNTHFNTSIEITEESKLACEMLANAGVPVGNQAVILAGINDSVPIMKKLMHDLVKIRVRPYYIYQCDLSEGIGHFRAPVSKGLEIIEGLRGHTSGYAVPTFVVDAPGGGGKIALQPNYLISQSADKVVLRNFEGVITTYPEPESYVPGRAEGYFKEIYPTYEEKRSDIGVAGLMSDKKFNLVPDDLQRMNRRKDYEINETHASLKHKRDKRDQLKDKKYQSQMKKLEEDKKPEDDAV from the coding sequence ATGTTACACGATGTATATAAACCAAGTCGTCATTGGAAAGAGATTGAGTTATGGGAAAATGTAACTGATGAGCAATGGAATGATTGGGTTTGGCAATTAACGAATACGATTAAAACGTTAGATGATTTGAAGAAAGTTATCAATTTAACACCGGAAGAAGAAGAAGGTGTTAAAATTTCAACGAAAACGATTCCGTTAAATATTACACCGTACTATGCTTCTCTTATGAATCCAGATGATCCGCGCTGTCCGATTCGGATGCAATCTGTACCGATTTCGGAAGAATTATATAAAACAAAATATGATTTAGAAGATCCGCTCCATGAAGATGAAGATTCACCAGTTCCTGGCTTAACGCATCGTTATCCTGACCGTGTATTATTTTTAGTAACGAACCAATGTTCAATGTATTGTAGATACTGTACAAGACGTCGTTTTAGTGGACAAATTGGAATGGGCGTGCCGAAAAAACAATTAGACGATGCAATTGCGTATATTCGTGAAACACCACAGGTTCGTGATGTTTTAATTTCTGGTGGTGATGGTCTTCTAATTAATGATAAGATTTTAGAATATATTTTAAAGAATTTACGAGCAATTCCGCATGTGGAAATTATCCGCATCGGAACGAGAGCCCCAGTTGTGTTTCCACAACGTATTACAGAAAACCTATGCAATATTATTAAAAAATATCACCCAGTGTGGTTAAATACACACTTTAACACTTCAATTGAAATTACAGAAGAATCAAAACTAGCTTGTGAAATGCTTGCAAATGCAGGTGTTCCAGTTGGAAACCAAGCGGTTATTTTAGCTGGTATTAATGACAGTGTCCCAATTATGAAAAAACTGATGCACGATTTAGTAAAAATTCGTGTTCGTCCGTACTATATTTATCAATGTGATTTATCTGAAGGTATCGGTCATTTCCGTGCCCCAGTTTCTAAAGGGCTTGAAATTATTGAAGGATTACGCGGACATACGTCTGGTTATGCAGTGCCAACATTTGTTGTTGATGCACCAGGCGGCGGTGGGAAAATTGCGCTTCAGCCAAACTATTTAATTTCGCAAAGTGCGGATAAAGTTGTTCTTCGTAACTTTGAAGGCGTTATCACAACGTATCCAGAACCAGAAAGTTATGTGCCAGGCAGAGCAGAAGGCTACTTTAAGGAAATTTATCCAACATACGAAGAAAAGCGTTCTGACATTGGTGTAGCGGGATTAATGAGCGATAAGAAGTTTAATCTTGTTCCAGATGACCTGCAGCGCATGAACCGCCGGAAAGATTATGAAATAAATGAAACACATGCTTCACTGAAACATAAGCGTGATAAACGTGATCAATTAAAAGATAAAAAATATCAATCGCAAATGAAGAAGTTGGAAGAAGATAAAAAGCCTGAGGATGACGCGGTATGA
- a CDS encoding YokU family protein, whose product MKCVWCDSAEAKESINTVYWELPDGTKAIEIQKTPCITCSVCGIDYQPDHIVKEIEDQLFLIYTKDLPKQVTYEELMERPRLLKRNYFDF is encoded by the coding sequence ATGAAGTGTGTCTGGTGTGACAGTGCAGAAGCGAAAGAAAGTATAAATACAGTATACTGGGAATTACCAGATGGAACAAAGGCAATTGAAATTCAAAAGACGCCTTGCATTACATGTTCAGTATGTGGAATTGACTATCAGCCAGATCATATTGTAAAAGAAATTGAAGATCAATTGTTTCTTATTTATACGAAAGACTTACCAAAACAAGTTACGTATGAAGAGTTAATGGAACGCCCACGTCTATTAAAACGAAATTATTTTGACTTTTAA
- a CDS encoding YozE family protein produces MKKSFYHYMMKHRASLKQNEISDLAEAMYEDLSFPKQTEDYDAISSYLELSGLLASMSIFDKAWELYIQER; encoded by the coding sequence TTGAAAAAGTCATTTTACCATTATATGATGAAGCATCGTGCTTCTTTAAAACAAAATGAAATATCCGACTTAGCTGAAGCGATGTATGAAGATTTAAGTTTTCCAAAGCAAACAGAGGATTATGATGCAATTAGTTCTTATTTAGAATTAAGTGGATTACTGGCAAGTATGTCTATTTTTGATAAGGCATGGGAGTTATACATACAAGAAAGATAA
- a CDS encoding DUF3930 family protein produces the protein MEYHYETEQRKEEFMHEDKWADSIIKWLIVFLTIIGIPYTAYIFVQFLLSF, from the coding sequence ATGGAATATCATTATGAAACAGAGCAGAGAAAAGAAGAGTTCATGCATGAGGATAAATGGGCAGACTCTATCATTAAATGGCTTATTGTTTTTTTAACAATTATAGGCATACCGTACACAGCGTATATTTTCGTTCAATTTCTTCTCTCTTTCTAG
- a CDS encoding YozD family protein, which yields MKEIEVVIDTEEIAEFFYEQLIARGYVPKREEIEDLADITFEYLLEKCMIDEVFDEDEE from the coding sequence ATGAAGGAAATAGAAGTCGTAATTGATACGGAAGAAATTGCGGAGTTTTTTTATGAGCAACTGATTGCGAGAGGTTATGTACCAAAGAGAGAAGAGATTGAGGATCTCGCTGATATTACGTTTGAATATTTACTAGAAAAGTGTATGATTGATGAAGTATTTGACGAAGATGAAGAGTGA
- a CDS encoding protein kinase — translation MKWRDILAWFDRPLRLETIVAQRYKIESVIGMGSYGFTYIVNDLQLQEKKVLKQLRQSKQRYSSGRKSFAYEQMILKQLEHREIPSLYDQFIWKKQPFFVMEHMPGKNFEDFIFIDGHVYEEREVFHILYKVLELVAYFHSKGIIHRDLRIPNILMQDDRIFIIDFGLARPMGEKDERASFYEGEQAHMREIHYRSDFYALGHFVLFLLYSGYDSAEIEEKPWYEELQLEEYSCEVILRMLQMKQPYYENVQDVMKDVRQVLEKEKVGDPCFKSF, via the coding sequence ATGAAATGGCGAGATATCCTTGCTTGGTTTGATAGACCGCTGCGCTTAGAAACAATAGTCGCACAGCGCTATAAAATTGAATCAGTAATTGGTATGGGCAGCTATGGGTTTACATACATCGTTAACGACTTGCAACTGCAAGAGAAAAAAGTCTTGAAACAATTAAGGCAAAGCAAACAACGGTATTCATCAGGAAGGAAATCATTTGCGTATGAACAAATGATTTTAAAGCAGCTAGAACATAGGGAAATACCGAGCCTATATGATCAATTTATCTGGAAGAAACAGCCGTTTTTTGTGATGGAACATATGCCAGGAAAGAATTTTGAAGATTTTATTTTCATAGATGGACATGTGTATGAAGAACGAGAGGTCTTTCATATTTTATATAAAGTACTTGAGCTTGTTGCCTATTTTCATAGTAAAGGCATCATCCATCGGGACTTACGTATTCCGAACATATTAATGCAGGATGATCGTATCTTTATTATTGATTTTGGTTTAGCAAGGCCTATGGGTGAAAAAGATGAACGAGCCTCGTTCTATGAAGGTGAACAAGCACATATGCGAGAAATTCATTATCGCAGTGATTTTTATGCACTTGGTCACTTCGTTCTCTTTTTATTGTATTCTGGTTATGATTCTGCTGAAATAGAAGAAAAGCCATGGTATGAAGAGTTACAGTTAGAGGAATATAGCTGCGAAGTGATTTTGCGAATGTTACAGATGAAGCAGCCATATTATGAGAATGTACAAGATGTTATGAAAGACGTTCGTCAAGTACTAGAAAAAGAAAAGGTGGGGGATCCATGTTTCAAAAGTTTTTAG